Genomic window (Leisingera methylohalidivorans DSM 14336):
CGTCAGGCTGGAGCCATCGCGGATCTTGACCGCGGCCTCCACCGTTTCACCGTAGCTTTTGCAGGGGCGGGCAAAAGCGGCGGCCTCAATTACATCGGGATGCGAATACAGCGCCTCGTCGATCTCGCGCGGGGCGATGTTTTCACCGCCCTTGATGATCAGCTCTTTCAGGCGTCCGGTGACAAAGACATAGCCGTCTTCGTCGATGCGTCCCAGATCGCCGGTCCGCAGCCAGCCGTCCGGGGTGAAAGTGCCCGCCGTGGCCGCGGGGTTGTTCAGGTACTCGCACATCACGTTGGGGCCGCGCACGGCCAGTTCGCCCTCGGTGCCCTCGGTCACCGGCTGCTGCTTTGCATCGAGGATTGCGATGTCGTTGCCATAGCCGACGCCGGGGGAGCCGATCTTGCGAATGCCGGGGGGCAGCGGGTTCGACAGGATCTGCGCGGCGGTTTCCGTCAGGCCCATAGTCTCAATGATGGGGATGCCGAACCGGTCCTCAAACGCGCGCTGCACGTCCGGGGCCAGCGCCGAGGACGCGGAGCGGCCAAAGCGCAGGCGCGCCTTTGTGCTGTCGACGGGGTCAAGCTCTGAGTGCAGCAGATGCGAAATGATGGTCGGCACCACCGAGAACCACGTCGCTTTGGACCAGCCCGCATGGGCCCAGAAACGGCTGGCCGAGAAGCGCTCGCACATGGCCAGCGAGCCGCCGGAAATCAGCGTGCCCATCACCGTCACGCACAACCCGTTGATATGATAGACCGGCAGCACGCACAGACCTCGGTCCTGCGGTGCCAGCTCATGTGCGATGGCTGTGGTCCAGCCGCCCGCCAGCAGGCTGGCATGGCTGTGCACCACCCCCTTGGGCTGCCCTGTGGTGCCGGAGGTGTACATAAGCAAAGCGTGGTCCCCGTCGGAAAGCGGGTGCAGCTCTGCCGGCGAACCGCCAGTTGCTGCCTGCCAGTCTAATGGGGAAAGGAGGGACAGGTCGGCGGTCTGCGCGAACAATCCGGTCTGGCTGGAATGCACAAATGCAAAGCGGGCGCCGCTGTGCTGCAGGGCGTAGGCGACAGCACTGTTGCCCGCGGCCAGGTTGATCATCGTGGCGCGGAAGCCGCCGTAAAGCACCCCGAACAGGCATTCGAGGGCTTCGCGCCCGTTCGGATGCAGAATGGCGATGCTTTCGCCCTTTGCGATGCCCATCGCGGTCAGCGAACGGGCGATGGCCTCGGCGGTGCTGCGCAGCTCGGGCCACGAAAGGTCCGGCGCGCCATCGGGGAAGACAAAACCGGTGCCGCCGTCCCCGGCGCGTTTGTTCAGCCAGTCGCGAACGGTTCCCTTGGGCGGTTCCATCATTCACCTGCCTCCGCCCAGTAGGCGGCGAAGATGTCGCTCAGTGCCGGTTCGCGGGGCGGGATTTCGCGCACGATTTTGGTGGTTTGCACAAAGTGGCGCCAGTTGAGGTTTGTGTCGATCGAATTGCCGCCCCAGCTGCCGCAGCCCATCGACAGGGAAAACGGCATGCCATTGGTAAAGGCGCCGCCGGTGGCAAATGTATGCGCCTGGTTCACGATCACCCGGCAGGTGGGCATTTCGCGGCCCAGCTCGACGGCGCGGGCGTCCTGGCGGGTGTGGATGCCGATGGAATGGCCGGCGCCCTGGTGGTCCAGGATACGGGCGGCGATGGCTTTGGCATCCGGGAAATCCGCGGCGCGGTAGACCGCCAGAATGCGGCTCAGCTTTTCGCCGGACAGCGGGTGGTCGGGACCGATCCCCTTGGTTTCCACCGCCAGAAATTCGGTGTCTGCTGGGACTTTTCCGCCCATGTCCAGCGCGGCCAGCATCTTGTCCGCGTCCTGCGCGATGACCTCGCGGTTCAGGTGGCCGTCCGGCCAGAGCTTGGCAATAATGCCCGCTGTGCCGGCTTCGGGAACCAGCGCCCCGCCTTCCCTGGCAAGTGCGGCAATGAACTGGTCATAGACGGCGTCCACCACCACAACCGCGTTCTCCGAGGAGCAGGAAGTGGCGTTGTCGAATGTCTTGGAGGCGGTGATCTTGGCCGCCGCATCCGCCAGGGCTGCGGTTTCGTCCACAATCACGGTCACATTGCCGGCGCCCACTGCCACCGCAGGAGTGCCGCAGGACTGGGCGCGGTGGACGTTGTTTTGGCTGCCGGTGCAGATCACCCGGTCGGCGGTCTCCATCAGCGCCTGGGTTTTGGCTTTGGAACCGGGTGCGGGGATCATCTGAACCAGATCCGGGTCCAGCCCCAGCTTGGCGAATTCGGCGTGAATGAAAGACAGCAGCAATTCGCAAGAGGCCACGCCCTTGGGCGAGGGGGCCACTACGATGGCATTGCCGCCCTTCAGGGCGTTGATGATATTGTTGGCCGGCGTTGCGGCCGGGTTGGTTGAGGGGACAACGGCGCCGATCACCCCGATCGGGCGGATGATCTCGGTGATGCCGGTCGCGGGATCGTCGCTGATGATACCCTGGGTCTGAACGCCTGCAATATCACGTAATAGCCCCAGCGTTTTGCGGTGGTTCTTAGTGATCTTGTCCGGCACATTGCCCAGGCCGGTGGTTTCAACGGCAAGCTCGGCCAGGGACCGGTTGCGGGCGGGTTCCATGATGGCCCAGCCTGCCGCCAGGGCGGCCTTGTCATAAAGCGCCTGGCTGCCGCAGGCCTCGAATGCCTGCTGAGCGGTGCGTGCGCGCGCCACGATCTGTTCCACCTCGGCGATGCCGGAGGCGAGTGCGTCCTGAGCGGTCATGTCTTACCTCGATTGATTGTCCGGGGCAGGGGCGCTGCCCCGGAGGGTTTCGGCCAGGGCTCGCGGGATCAGAGCCCGGCCAGAAGTTCCTTGAGTGTCTGTTCGCGGGCGGCCCACATCGCTTTGACCTCGTCGCGGGTCATGATGTGCATGGGCGAGCCGCCGGCCTGCATCTTCTTGGCCACACGGGGATTGGCGAACATCTCCGGCACGGTGGCGGCAAGCTGGTCGATCACCTCCTCGGGGGTGCCTTTGGGCACCATCACGCCGCGGAAATTGACCGAGGAATTGTCCACTTCCAGCCCCTGCTCCTGCATGGTGGGCACGTCGGGCACGAACTCCGAGCGCTGCAGGTCGGCCACGCCCAGAATTCTGACGTTGCCGGCCTCCTGCGCGCGGAAAGCGTCGGACAGATTGTTGATCCCGCCCATGACTTCACCGGCGATCACCGCCTTCATCGCAGCGGCACCGCCGCCTTTGGTCGGGATATAGGCCATTTTCACGCCCGCCGCCTTTTCGACCTGCAGCGCGGCAATGTGGTGGCCGACAAACAGCCCGGCGCCCGAGAAGGTCAGCTTGCCCGGGTTCTCCTTGGCATGGGCGACAACATCCGCCATCGAGGTGAAGGGGCTGTCCGCGGCTACAACAAACACGGCCGGGTCTGCGCCCCAATTGGCGATGGGTTCAAAACTGTCAGCGGAATACTGCACGCCGCCCTTGATCGACTGGGCGATGAAGTGCGGCACGTTATAGGCCGCCAGCGTGTAGCCATCCGGATCGGCCTGGGTGGCAAACCAGTTCCAGCCGACACGCCCGCCGGCACCTGGCTTGTTGATGATGGCGATGGGCATTCCCAGGGCATCCTCGTTGCCGGCGGTCATGGTCACGATCCGGGCCTGGAAATCGGTGGCGCCGCCCGCCCCGTAAGAGACCATCATCATGATCGGGCGTTCCGGGTAATCCTCGGCCAAAGCAGCACCGCCCAGGCCCATCAGCGCCATGGCAGCGCCTGCAATCAGTTTTTTCATCTTTTTTCTCCTCCCTTATGGTTCCGGTCCGCATTTCAGCGGTCAGAACAGAATTTCACGTGGTGTGTAGACGCTCAGCAGAAGCGCAAAGAGACCGTACATCACCGCAACAAAGCAGGCGGTGATCAGGGCGCGCTTGACCCAGGTCCTGGTTTCGGAATGCGGCGCGGGGTCGTAGAGCGACAGCAGAATGAAAAAGGCAATGGCGGTCGCAGTATAGAACCCCAGCGCTTTGGCGGCCCAGAACACATAGATCAGCATCACCGCCAGTCCGGGCAGCATGTTCAGGCACAACGAGCGGGAAATGCCCGCGCCGACCTTGCTGAGGCCAAGGACCGCCTTGCCGAAGGTCCAGCCTGCCAGCACCACAAACACGGAGGCGATCAGGCGCGGGAACAGGAAGGCCTCGGCAGGGGCTTGGGTATAGCTGATCCAGGCGACCCAGACGCCGACTGCAAATACCACGCCGGAGCCGAAGATGTGCTGAGACTGGTTCATGCCTGTGCCTCCTCTTTGGTGGTGTAGCGGCGGCTGCGGAGTTCCATCCAGCCCGAATAGGCGATGGAGGCCACCACCACGGAAATCAGGAAGATGTTCAGCCCGCCGGACAGGAAGTAGCTGGCCTTGCCGATGGTGGCGTCGGCGATCATGCCGCCCTGGATGAAATTGGATTCCGCGATCGGGCCCAGGATCAGCCCCAGCACCAGCGGCGCGGCAGAGAAGCCGAAGCGTTCCAGGAAGTACATGCCGATGCCGAGGCAGGCCATGACATAGACGTCGCCCATCGAGCTTTGCACCGAGTAGGCGCCGAACACCGACAGGGCCAGCACAATGGCCGCCATCACCGATTGCGGCACCTGGGCGACGCGGGCGGCCAAGCCTGCCACGTAGAGCCCGAAGAGGCACATCAGGACCTGGCCCACCAGCATCGAGTTGATGAAGGTCCAGGCCACGTCCGGGTGGTTGTCGAACAGGTCGGAGCCGGGGAAGATGCCATGGATCAGCAGCCCGCCAAGCAGCACCGCGGCGGTGGGGCTGCCGGGGATCGACAGGGTGAGAAGCGGCACCAGCGACGGGCCGACCATGGCATTGTTGGCGGCTTCAGCGGCGATCACGCCTTCGCTGTGGCCCTTGCCGAATTTCTCCTTCTCGGAGGAGAACTTCTTGGTCTGGTCATAGGCGACCAGCCCGGCGATCTGGCCGCCGACACCGGGGATCAGCCCGATGATGGAGCCGGTGATGGTGCCGATGCCCAGGGCCAGCGGGCGGCGCAGCAGTTCCCTGGTTGCGTCCAGAACCGAGTGTTTCTGCACCTCGATAACCTCGGCGCCTGCCGAACGGCGGCCCTTGGCGAACATGGTCAGAACCTGCGGGATGGCAAACAGGCCGATGAGGGCCGCGATGATGTTGATGCCGCCGCCAAGCGACGGGTGGAAGATGAAGCGCTGGGCACCCATGATGTCGTCAAAGCCGATGGTGGCCAGCCATAGCCCGATGCAGCCCGACAGCAGACCCTTGACCACCGAGGCGGAATCCAGCGAGCCGATGACCGTCACGCCCAGAATAGCCAGCCAGAACAGGTGCGATGGGCCGAAAGCCAGCGCCCATTCTGCCAGCAGCGGGGTCAGGAAGATCAGCAGCAGCACGCCGAAGATGCCGCCCACGGCGGAGGCGAGGAAGGACAATTGCAACGCCTTGGCGCCCTGGCCCTGCTTGGCCATCTGATGGCCGTCCAGGGTGGTGGCGATATTGGCCGGCGCGCCGGGGATCTTCAGCAGGATCGCGCTGACGGCACCGCCGGCAACTGTGGAGGTATAGGCCGCCCCCAGAAGGATCAGGCCCTGCACCGCCTCCAGATGGAAGGTGAAGGGGATCAGCAGCGCCACCGCCATCGTGGGGGAAAGCCCCGGGGTTGCCCCCAGGATCAGCCCGCCGACCGTGCCGCCCAGAAGCAGCAGGAAGGACAGCGGCGAGAAGACATCTCCGAAGTAAAATATGAAGTCCATTCAGGGCCTCCCAACCCGGCTGATCGTCCAATAGCTCTTGTTGACAAAACAGGTTAGGCCATGAAAATAGTAATGCAAACGTTTTCATAAAATGCACCACGGCAGGGGAATTTATGGCTTCAAAACAAAAAGGTAACGTCGATATCGCCGCCGTGGCCAAGGCTGCAAAAGTGTCTCCCTCCACGGTTTCGCGCACCTTCAACCACCCCGGTCTGGTCAGCCCGGCGACTCGCAAGAAGATCAACCGCGCAGTGCAGAAGCTTGGCTATATCCGCAACCGTGCGGCGCAGACGATGCACGGAAAGCGTTCAGCGACTATCGGCCTGGTTGTTCCGACGATCAACCACGCGATTTTTGCCGAGGTGATCCAGGCGTTCTCGGATTCCATCGGCAAAGAGGGCTTCAGCCTGCTGCTGGCCTCGCACGGGTATGATCTGGACCGGGAATACGCGATGGTCCGCAAGTTTCTGGAGCACCGGGTCGACGGGGTGGCGCTGATCGGGCTCGAGCATTCGGACGCCACCGCCCGGCTGATCGCGCAGCAGGAAATTCCGGCGATGGCAATCTGGAATTATGCTGAGGACGCGGCATGGCCCTGTGTCGGGGCTGACAACAGGCAGGCAGGCCGGATGGCGGCGGAGCATCTGCTGGCGCTGGGGCACCGCGACATCGGCCTGATCTTTCCCGACACACATGGCAATGACCGGGCGCGGCACCGGCTGTCGGCGGTTCTGGAAACACTAGAAGCTGCAGGAATCACCGTGCCGCAGGCCAGAAAATCCGAAGCGCCCTATAGCGTGGCGCAGGCCAAACAGGCGGCCTTGGACCTGCTTGCCGGGCCGTCCCGCCCGACGGCGCTGTTGTGCGGCAATGACGTGATCGCCCAGGGCGCGTTGTTCGGGGCGCAGAAACGCGGGCTGAAAGTGCCGCAGGAGCTGTCGGTTATGGGGATCGGCGATTTCAACGGCTCGGCTGATATTGAACCCGGCCTGTCAACGGTCCGGATCCCGGCCGAAACCATCGGAACACTCGCAGGGGCGCAGTTCACCCGATTCATCACATCCGATGCGCCGGAGCCGTTCAGGCTGTGCTGCGACCTGGAACAGATCATCAGGGGGACCACCGGGCCGGCCCAGGCGGCTTCGCTCAGCCGGGCAGGCCGTTGGAAAGGCCGCTGAACAGGTCGCAGGCCCGGATAAAGGCGCAGCATTCCTCGGACAACGCCGCAAAGCGGGAGCGGTCGCGCTGGTACAGGTAGACCTCGCGCCTGTCCGGCAGATCTGCAATCGGGCGGAAGGCCGTGGTTTCCGGCATGAAGCGGGCCACGGTCTGCGGCAGCACCGTGACCCATTTGCCGGTGCGCACCATGGTGATCAGCGAATGGGTGTTGTGAATTGTCACATCGGCGCCGCTGCTGGCCTCGACAAAGCGCTCATTGCGGATCAGATCGCACAGGGCATTGCGGACAAATCCCGCGCCGGTGACATCCGCAATGGAGGGCGGGCTGTCCTGCTGGAACAACGGGTGCCCGGCTGAGCAGACCAGGCCGAAGCGGTCCTCGAACAGCGGCACCGCCTTGACCCCGTTCAGCGGATGATAGCCGGAGGCGATGCCGATATCCGCCTTGCCCTCGGCCAGCGCATCCAGCACCTGCTGGGTGTCGGTATCGCGCAGTTCAACCTTAAGGCCGGGGTAGCGGGCGGTCATGTGCTCCAGCACCGGCGGGAACACCAGCGCCGCGACTGAGGGAACCGAGACGATGCGGATCAGCCCGTGTATGGCCTCCGCCGCCATTTCGATACTTTGCACGGTCTGGTCGAACTGGCGCACTTGTTTCTGGGCCAGGTCAAACACTTGCTCCCCCAGCGGCGACAGCTGGTTCTTGCGCTCGCCTTCGAACAGCTTTTTGCCCAGATGATCCTCCATCTGCTTGAGAGTCATGGAGACAGCCGACTGGGTCCGGCCCAGGCGGTTGGCCGCCTCTGACAGGTTTCCGGTTTGCGCCACGGTGCAAAAGGCGCGCAGCATTTCGATTTTCAGCGCCAGGGCTTCAAACTTTCTGTAGTTACGTTCAGTTATTTGAGTTTGACTGATGCGGGTCCGGAAGTCCATCCTGCTGCAAACCTGAAAATCAGCATCTGGGGCTTCTCCGTGACCAAACTGAACCTGATTGCCGGCGAATGGCTGGCTGGCGAAAGCGAAATCGAAAACCGCAACCCTTCGGATCTGAGCGATCTGGTCGGCATGTTTGCCCAGGCCAGCGCCGATCAGCTGGAGGCAACGCTGGATCAGGCGCAAGTTGCGCAAGCCGAGTGGGCGGCCTACGGCCTGGAGCGCAAGCAGACCGTGCTGAACAACATCGGCAACGAGCTGATGTCCCGCGCCGAAGAATTGGGCACGCTGCTGGCCCGCGAAGAGGGCAAGCCGCTGGCCGAGGGCAAGGGCGAAGTCTACCGCGCCGGTCAGTTCTTCACCTATTACGCCGCCGAATGCCTGCGCCAGATCGGTGAAAACGCCGACTCCGTGCGCCCGGATATCGAAGTCGATGTGCGCCGCGAGGCCGTCGGCGTGGTGGCGATCATCTCTCCCTGGAACTTCCCGACCGCAACCGCGTCCTGGAAAATCGCACCGGCGCTTTGCTATGGCAACGCGGTGGTGTGGAAGCCCGCCAACATCACCCCCGCATCGGCTGTTGCGCTGACCGAGATCATCGAGCGTCAGGACATCCCCAAGGGCCTGTTCTCGCTGGTGATGGGCTCGGGCCGCTCGATCGGCCAGCGCCTGGTCGAAAGCCCCAAGGTGAACGCGATCTCCTTCACCGGCTCGGTGCCGGTGGGCAAGGGTATTGCGGCGGCGGCGATCCAGAACCTGACCAAAGTGCAGATGGAGATGGGCTCCAAGAATGCGCTGGCGGTGATGGACGACGCCGATCTGGATCTGGCTGTTGCCTTGTCGCTGGGCGGCGCCTTTGGCGGCACCGGGCAGAAATGCACCGCCTCCTCGCGGCTGGTTGTGCATGACGCCATCCACGACGCATTTGTCGAAAAGCTGGTTGCCGGCGCCAAAGCCATGAAAGTCGGCCACGCGCTGGAAGAGGGCGTGCAGATGGGCCCGGTGGTCAGCGAGCAGCAGCTGAACGAGAACCTGGCCTATGTCGACCTGGGTAAATCCGAAGGCGCGGAGCTGGCCTGCGGCGGACAGCGGCTGGAGATGCCGCACGAGGGCTTCTACATGTCGCCGGGCGTGTTCCTGAACAGCACCAACGCCATGCGCATCAACCGCGAGGAAATGTTCGCGCCGCTGACCAGCGTGATCAAGGTCGGCAGCTACGACGAGGCGCTGGCGGTGGTCAATGACACCAACTTCGGCCTGACCTCGGGCATCGTGACCCAGTCGCTGGCCCGCGCCACCCATTTCCGCCGCAACGCGCGCACCGGTGTTGTCACCGTCAACCTGCCGACGGCAGGCACCGACTACCACGTGCCGTTCGGCGGCCGCGGCGACAGCTCTTATGGCCCGCGCGAGCAGGGCAAGGCGGCGGCTGAGTTCTATACCACCGTCAAGACCGCCTACATCAGCGCTGGCAAGCCGGTCTGATTGCGGGAACCTGGCAGCGCCTTGCAGCCGGCCTGCCTGAGAATGAAAGCGCCCGTTCCGACCCTTCCGGGGCGGGCGCATACCGCCCGCCGCAAGCGGCCGGGCGATGGTTTTTGAAATTCGAGGTGCTTGAATGACCGGATACCGTATCGATTGCCTGCAGTATGCCAACTGGTCGGAGAAGATTTTCCGCCAGCTGCGCGAGGGCGGCGTGGACGCGATCCAAGTCACCATTGCCTATCACGAGAACTTCCGCGAAACGGTTCTGAACTTCGAGAAGTGGAACCGCTGGTTCGAGCAGTATCCGGACCTGATCATGAAGGGGCAGTGGGCCGGCGACATCGACAAGGCGCGCGAGACCGGCCGCACCGCGGTTTTCTTCGGCTTCCAGAACCCGTCACCGATGGAGGATGACATCGGCCTGGTGGAGATCCTGCACACTCTGGGCGCGCGCTTCATGCAGCTCACCTATAACAACCAATCGCTGCTGGCGACCGGCTGTTACGAGGCCGAGGATCCCGGCATCACCCGCATGGGCAAGCAGGTGATCAAGGAGATGAACCGCGTCGGCCTGGTGGTGGACATGAGCCATTCTGCCGACCGCTCCACCATCGAAGCGGCCGAGCTGTCCACCCGGCCCATCGCCATTACCCATGCCAACCCCTATGAATGGTCGCCCGCCCTGCGCAACAAAAAGGATGATGTGATCCGTGCGGTCACCGGCCACGGCGGCATGCTGGGCTTTTCGGTCTATCCGCATCACCTGAAGGACAAGGGCGCCTGCACCCTGCAAAGCTTCTGCGAGATGGTTGCACGCACCGCCGACAAATACGGGGTCAAGCACCTCGGCATCGGCACCGACCTCTGCCAGGATCAGCCCGACAGCGTGGTTGAGTGGATGCGTGTCGGCCGCTGGAGCAAGGAAATCGACTACGGCGAGGGATCAGCCGCCGCTCCGGGCTTCCCGGAAATGCCGGGCTGGTTCAAGGACAACCGCGACTTCGGAAACATCGAAGAGGGCCTTCGCGCGACGGGCATGAACGATGATGAGGTCAGCGGCATCATGGGCGGGAACTGGTACCGGTTCTTTGCCGAGAACTTTGGCCCCAAAGGATAACCTAAATGGAAACAACCGCGCAGACATCAATATCACTGCGGGACCCGGCTCAGGTCATGCGCCTGAGCCGTCTCGGCTCTTTGCACCAGTGC
Coding sequences:
- a CDS encoding AMP-binding protein yields the protein MMEPPKGTVRDWLNKRAGDGGTGFVFPDGAPDLSWPELRSTAEAIARSLTAMGIAKGESIAILHPNGREALECLFGVLYGGFRATMINLAAGNSAVAYALQHSGARFAFVHSSQTGLFAQTADLSLLSPLDWQAATGGSPAELHPLSDGDHALLMYTSGTTGQPKGVVHSHASLLAGGWTTAIAHELAPQDRGLCVLPVYHINGLCVTVMGTLISGGSLAMCERFSASRFWAHAGWSKATWFSVVPTIISHLLHSELDPVDSTKARLRFGRSASSALAPDVQRAFEDRFGIPIIETMGLTETAAQILSNPLPPGIRKIGSPGVGYGNDIAILDAKQQPVTEGTEGELAVRGPNVMCEYLNNPAATAGTFTPDGWLRTGDLGRIDEDGYVFVTGRLKELIIKGGENIAPREIDEALYSHPDVIEAAAFARPCKSYGETVEAAVKIRDGSSLTPLELIEICHSMLGRFKSPDEIHILPDLPKGPSGKIQRNKILAGLPGS
- the sauS gene encoding acylating sulfoacetaldehyde dehydrogenase; the encoded protein is MTAQDALASGIAEVEQIVARARTAQQAFEACGSQALYDKAALAAGWAIMEPARNRSLAELAVETTGLGNVPDKITKNHRKTLGLLRDIAGVQTQGIISDDPATGITEIIRPIGVIGAVVPSTNPAATPANNIINALKGGNAIVVAPSPKGVASCELLLSFIHAEFAKLGLDPDLVQMIPAPGSKAKTQALMETADRVICTGSQNNVHRAQSCGTPAVAVGAGNVTVIVDETAALADAAAKITASKTFDNATSCSSENAVVVVDAVYDQFIAALAREGGALVPEAGTAGIIAKLWPDGHLNREVIAQDADKMLAALDMGGKVPADTEFLAVETKGIGPDHPLSGEKLSRILAVYRAADFPDAKAIAARILDHQGAGHSIGIHTRQDARAVELGREMPTCRVIVNQAHTFATGGAFTNGMPFSLSMGCGSWGGNSIDTNLNWRHFVQTTKIVREIPPREPALSDIFAAYWAEAGE
- a CDS encoding Bug family tripartite tricarboxylate transporter substrate binding protein, whose protein sequence is MKKLIAGAAMALMGLGGAALAEDYPERPIMMMVSYGAGGATDFQARIVTMTAGNEDALGMPIAIINKPGAGGRVGWNWFATQADPDGYTLAAYNVPHFIAQSIKGGVQYSADSFEPIANWGADPAVFVVAADSPFTSMADVVAHAKENPGKLTFSGAGLFVGHHIAALQVEKAAGVKMAYIPTKGGGAAAMKAVIAGEVMGGINNLSDAFRAQEAGNVRILGVADLQRSEFVPDVPTMQEQGLEVDNSSVNFRGVMVPKGTPEEVIDQLAATVPEMFANPRVAKKMQAGGSPMHIMTRDEVKAMWAAREQTLKELLAGL
- a CDS encoding tripartite tricarboxylate transporter TctB family protein: MNQSQHIFGSGVVFAVGVWVAWISYTQAPAEAFLFPRLIASVFVVLAGWTFGKAVLGLSKVGAGISRSLCLNMLPGLAVMLIYVFWAAKALGFYTATAIAFFILLSLYDPAPHSETRTWVKRALITACFVAVMYGLFALLLSVYTPREILF
- a CDS encoding tripartite tricarboxylate transporter permease; the encoded protein is MDFIFYFGDVFSPLSFLLLLGGTVGGLILGATPGLSPTMAVALLIPFTFHLEAVQGLILLGAAYTSTVAGGAVSAILLKIPGAPANIATTLDGHQMAKQGQGAKALQLSFLASAVGGIFGVLLLIFLTPLLAEWALAFGPSHLFWLAILGVTVIGSLDSASVVKGLLSGCIGLWLATIGFDDIMGAQRFIFHPSLGGGINIIAALIGLFAIPQVLTMFAKGRRSAGAEVIEVQKHSVLDATRELLRRPLALGIGTITGSIIGLIPGVGGQIAGLVAYDQTKKFSSEKEKFGKGHSEGVIAAEAANNAMVGPSLVPLLTLSIPGSPTAAVLLGGLLIHGIFPGSDLFDNHPDVAWTFINSMLVGQVLMCLFGLYVAGLAARVAQVPQSVMAAIVLALSVFGAYSVQSSMGDVYVMACLGIGMYFLERFGFSAAPLVLGLILGPIAESNFIQGGMIADATIGKASYFLSGGLNIFLISVVVASIAYSGWMELRSRRYTTKEEAQA
- a CDS encoding substrate-binding domain-containing protein; translated protein: MASKQKGNVDIAAVAKAAKVSPSTVSRTFNHPGLVSPATRKKINRAVQKLGYIRNRAAQTMHGKRSATIGLVVPTINHAIFAEVIQAFSDSIGKEGFSLLLASHGYDLDREYAMVRKFLEHRVDGVALIGLEHSDATARLIAQQEIPAMAIWNYAEDAAWPCVGADNRQAGRMAAEHLLALGHRDIGLIFPDTHGNDRARHRLSAVLETLEAAGITVPQARKSEAPYSVAQAKQAALDLLAGPSRPTALLCGNDVIAQGALFGAQKRGLKVPQELSVMGIGDFNGSADIEPGLSTVRIPAETIGTLAGAQFTRFITSDAPEPFRLCCDLEQIIRGTTGPAQAASLSRAGRWKGR
- a CDS encoding LysR family transcriptional regulator, giving the protein MDFRTRISQTQITERNYRKFEALALKIEMLRAFCTVAQTGNLSEAANRLGRTQSAVSMTLKQMEDHLGKKLFEGERKNQLSPLGEQVFDLAQKQVRQFDQTVQSIEMAAEAIHGLIRIVSVPSVAALVFPPVLEHMTARYPGLKVELRDTDTQQVLDALAEGKADIGIASGYHPLNGVKAVPLFEDRFGLVCSAGHPLFQQDSPPSIADVTGAGFVRNALCDLIRNERFVEASSGADVTIHNTHSLITMVRTGKWVTVLPQTVARFMPETTAFRPIADLPDRREVYLYQRDRSRFAALSEECCAFIRACDLFSGLSNGLPG
- a CDS encoding aldehyde dehydrogenase family protein gives rise to the protein MTKLNLIAGEWLAGESEIENRNPSDLSDLVGMFAQASADQLEATLDQAQVAQAEWAAYGLERKQTVLNNIGNELMSRAEELGTLLAREEGKPLAEGKGEVYRAGQFFTYYAAECLRQIGENADSVRPDIEVDVRREAVGVVAIISPWNFPTATASWKIAPALCYGNAVVWKPANITPASAVALTEIIERQDIPKGLFSLVMGSGRSIGQRLVESPKVNAISFTGSVPVGKGIAAAAIQNLTKVQMEMGSKNALAVMDDADLDLAVALSLGGAFGGTGQKCTASSRLVVHDAIHDAFVEKLVAGAKAMKVGHALEEGVQMGPVVSEQQLNENLAYVDLGKSEGAELACGGQRLEMPHEGFYMSPGVFLNSTNAMRINREEMFAPLTSVIKVGSYDEALAVVNDTNFGLTSGIVTQSLARATHFRRNARTGVVTVNLPTAGTDYHVPFGGRGDSSYGPREQGKAAAEFYTTVKTAYISAGKPV
- a CDS encoding membrane dipeptidase, which produces MTGYRIDCLQYANWSEKIFRQLREGGVDAIQVTIAYHENFRETVLNFEKWNRWFEQYPDLIMKGQWAGDIDKARETGRTAVFFGFQNPSPMEDDIGLVEILHTLGARFMQLTYNNQSLLATGCYEAEDPGITRMGKQVIKEMNRVGLVVDMSHSADRSTIEAAELSTRPIAITHANPYEWSPALRNKKDDVIRAVTGHGGMLGFSVYPHHLKDKGACTLQSFCEMVARTADKYGVKHLGIGTDLCQDQPDSVVEWMRVGRWSKEIDYGEGSAAAPGFPEMPGWFKDNRDFGNIEEGLRATGMNDDEVSGIMGGNWYRFFAENFGPKG